In Arachis hypogaea cultivar Tifrunner chromosome 7, arahy.Tifrunner.gnm2.J5K5, whole genome shotgun sequence, the genomic window TTAGCTTCATTTGGTATGTTTTAGTAACATCTATCATGTTTCCttaattttcaaaagaaaattccAAAAAGCTCGCTTGTGTTATTCTTTACCTTTGTTAAGCTTCATTTCATTATTGAGAACATTGGAGGTGGAATTGATTTAACAGCTGTGAAGAGGACATGATAGCGGCATTTTGTTTAAAGAAGTCCAGGGTGGTGGTTGAAGAAGATCAATTTCCAAAACTTCAGGAGCTGCATTGTGTAGTTTTGCATTTACTTGTAACCTTGGCAACTTAGATGGTATTTCTGTTTGATATGATTGAAGGCATTGGTTCTTGCTGCATGGTGTTACCCACGAAATAGTTGCTGAGTAATTTTGCAGCATAAATTGTTGAAGGTGGATGTTCAAGTGGTACTTAAACATGGGGGAAAGAAGTGGCCATCTATCTGCTACAGATGATGGAGCTGCTGAACCTAGTGATGGGGAAGTTAATAATGCTGAAAACTCTGGTTCTCATGTTGAGGATGGGGCTTCCGAGCCACATCTTGGTATGGGGTTTGAATCTGAAGATGCTGCAAAGAATTTCTATAACGAGTATGCCCGACGTTTGGGTTTCAACCCCAAAGCTAGCCCTCAGAGTCGTTCGAAACCTGATGGGGCAAATGCGTATCGGGAATTTGTTTGTGGTGGCGATGGTTTAAAAAGAAAGCCTAATGAAACTTGTAATGCAATGATTAGGATAGAGCGAAAGGGTCAACATAAGTGGTTTGTTACAAAATTTGTGAAGGAGCATAGTCATTCCACGTCAAGTTCCGGTGAAGTGCACAGTCTTCAGCCACGTAGGCACTTTTCTAGCGTTGGAAGAACAATGCCTGAAACTTACCAAGGAGTGGGGCTTGTTCCCAGCGGTGTCATGTATATATCTATGGATAGGGCTCCTGGGAATCGCAATTCCACTGAGAACATTCATGGTAGTAGGAATTTTCCTGCAGTTGGTGCTAAGACTAATCACCAAGTTTCTGCAGTTGTTACCAAGACTAATCACCAAGTTCCTGCAGTTGCTGCTAAGTCTAATCACCAAGTTCCTGCAGTTGTTGCGAAGACTAATCaccaaataaaaaattcttcatcAATGAATTATACTGTTAAACAGCCTGTTCAGAAGAAGACACTTGGGAGGGATTGTCAGAACCTGCTGGAGTATTTTAAGAGAATGCAGGCGGAAAACCCTGGTTTCTTCTATGCTATACAACTTGATGAAGATAACCATATGTCTAATGTGTTTTGGGCAGATGCAAGATCAAGGAGTGCTTACAATCATTTTGGTGATGCAATTAATCTGGACACAACATTCAAAGTGTATCAATACAAAGTACCATTTGTACCATTCACCGGGGTAAACCATCATGGCCAGACAATTTTATTTGGTTCTGCACTCCTTTTGGATGATTCTGAAGATTCTTTTGTGTGGCTTCTCAAGACATTTCTGACAGCAATGAATGACCGCCACCCCATTTCTATCACTACTGGTCAAGATAGAGCCATTCAGAGTGCAGTTTCACAAGTTTTCCCCCATGCACGGCACTGTCTAAACAAGTGGGATGTCTTGAGAGAAGGTCAGGAAAGGTTGGCTCATGTATGTCACATGCATCCAAATTTTCAGGGTGAACTTTATAATTGTATTAACCTGACTGAAACGATTGAAGAGTTTGATTCATCTTGGAATTCTATTATGGAAAAGTATGAACTTGGAAGAAATGAATGGCTTCAGTCATTGTACAATGCTCGTGCTCAGTGGGTCCCAGCATATTTCCGTGATTCATTTTTTGCTGCAATATCTCCTAATCATGGATTTGATAGCTCTTTTTTCGATGGTTTTGTTAACCCGCAAACAACATTACCAATTTTCTTTAGGCAGTATGAACAAGCTATGGAGATGTGGTTTGAAAGGGAAATAGAATTAGATTCTGAGACAATTTGCAGCCAACCTGTTTTGAAGACACCTTCACCAATGGAGAAACAGACTGCTAATCTTTATACACGAAAAGTATTTTCAAAGTTTCAAGAGGAACTAGTTGAAACTTTTGTTTATACTGCAAACAGAATTGAAGAAGAAGGGGCAAATAGCATATTCAGGGTTGCTAAATTTGAGGATGACCAAAAGGCATATATTGTCACATTAAACCATTCCGAGTTGAAGGCTGAGTGTAGTTGTCAAATGTTTGAGTATTCAGGCATTCTGTGTAGGCATGTCCTAACTGTTTTCACTGTTACTAATGTACTTACTTTACCATCCCATTACATCTTGAAACGGTGGACAAGGAATGCAAAAAGTTATGTTGGATTGGATGAACATGCCAGTGAATCACATGGACTGGATTCTATGACATCTCGTTATGGCACTCTGTGTCGAGAAGCCATAAAATATGCGGAGGATGGGGCAATATCTGTGGAAACTTATAGTGCTGCAATGGGTGCTCTTAGAGATGTAGGAAAGAAAGTTGCTGCCGCAAAGCGAAATTTTGCAAAAGTTGCACCGGCTAGTAGTAGGAGTATCAGCAATGCTCATGATGACAAGAAAAACCAGACTTCAAGATCAGATACACCCCCTCTTTTGTGGCCACGGCATGATGAAACAACAAGGAGGTTTAATCTTAATGATGCTGGTGCACCTGTTCAACAGTCATTTGGTGATCTAAACTTCCCTAGAATGGCTCCAGTATCTGTCCAGCGAGATGATGGTCAAGATGAAAACATGGTAAATGAATGAGAACTTTTTtggttttgtttagtttgtttatttactGTGTTTCTGCGATTGGAATAGGACTGGATGGTGTTGAACTGGTCTTTGGGTTCATTCATGTAGGTTGTTCTTCCCTGTATGAAATCAATGACATGGGTAATGGAAAATAGAAGCTCAACTCCGGGGAATAAAGTAGCTGTTATCAATCTGAAGGTATGGTCATAGTAATCTAAAATAGTGAGAAAGAGGCAGTAGCATAATTCTTTGCTTTTAACTTGCACATTTTAACAAATAACAACTGGTTAGGAGCTCAAGTTCCTTGCATATTTCAATTGCAGTTACAAGATTATACCAAGGTTCCATCAGCAGAAACGGAGGTTAAGTTTCAGCTCTCTAGAGTTTCTTTGGAACCAATGTTGAAGTCTATGGCCGGCATCAGTGAACAACTTTCTACACCAGCTAATAAGGTTGCTGTAATAAATCTGAAGGTGTGTTGATTAATGATCACTGctgttttgtttttccataagaatatttttaaaacacaccACTTTGTTGTACCATGCtatgttttcttttattccttcttTTGTAGGGGGGAATCGGGACTCGGGATATATAAATGTTGTTGTTGATTTGAATTCACGAGAAATACTTGTTATTGATAGGCTTGTGAAGGAAGATAATTGTAATTAGTCTTTCACTCTTTCTGGATATAAAAAGGGAAGGGAACTAATAAACTCTTCATGACAGGCCTAGTATCTCAAAACTAACTGTAATTGGCAAAATTGAAGCCATATTTTGATACAACCAGCTTCTATGTGGTGCAataatttcattcatgaaattttTGTAGAAATCATTTGAGACCTGTTTATTTTTGGCACTAGGCAGAAGAGTGTGCCTTTATTTGTCCTCTTGATGACCTATATCTCCACCCTCCCACAATATCACATTTCTTCATTTTTGGGCAATActtgatgtttctttttattttagttttaattgtatgGACAGTCTggtttctaataaatttttttctttgatttgatTCTCTGTCTCTATACCTTTGATCGGTGTTTggattgttaaaattctttaaatTGTTTCAGCTTCAAGACTCCGACACAATTTCTGGCGAGTCTGAAGTCAAGTTTCAGGTTTCCAGGGACACATTGGGTGCTATGCAACGATCAATGTCCTATATCCGTGAGCAACTTTCTTCTGATGTAAGTTATCTCTCTGTTGTCATCGTGCAAATTTCAAGAGAGCTAATTACTAAAGGCTTAAGAATCCTGTTAAAATCTGTTGATTCAGGTGTCCCTAGTTTTATGCCACCATTGAGTGTGTTCTCTAGGGGGATATTAATGCATTTATGTGGTGAAATTTGGCAGGGCTATGTGCAGTCAGATCCTATCTCTGTAACAAAAAGGCAGAAGAAGTGAAGcatagatttttatttttgtgccCAGGTGGGGTGTGTTAATCTTATTTCTGGCAGATTGGTGACAATGGCAATGGATACCCCAATGGCTTAGAAAATCTagtgtttcttttgttttagtTAGTCTCTTTTTCTATGTAAGTTTGTCTAACATATTTGTATATGTATCATATCGTAGGCAGCACGTTGTTTATATAGGaagccttttgtcatgccattCTGCATAAGTAATGCTTTAGTGTCATTTTAGGAACTATATCCCAGGCTGGTCACAAAATCACTTTGAGTCATCAATATTCACAAAGTAATATAATGACTAGGAGTTATTCTTAGATTATTTCGTGGTGGTTATCTTTTATGAAAATTTTAGAAAAGACGCGACATCGAACTCCAATGGCAAATCAACAATATTTGTTTGTAAATATTTCAGAGTAATAATATTCACACTCAAAGACCATAATCATAATGTTCCTGCCCCAAAAAGAATACAGCAATGCAAAACTAGAAATGTTCCATGTAAATAATctgttcaaattcaaatttcacagAGACTTGGATGACAAAATAGTTGTTATAAAATCATCCAATGATCTCAGTGAAGAACCTTTCACTTCTCCATTCTCTGTTGTTGCTTCTCTCATAAGCACTGCAATCTCTTTCGCTTTCGCTTTCATCTCTTTTCCCTTCCCTCCTTGATCCATAACTGTTTCAATCACATTCTTCACTTCCTCCCCTGAAATAACACTTTCAACTGTTGCTGTGAGTATAACACCCACGCCCAATTCTTCCTCTAACATCTTAGCGTTGTAAGCTTGTTCTGCTGCCAATGGCCACCCAATTATTGGAACCCCATAACTTAGGCTCTCCAACATTGAATTCTGCCCACAATGGCTTAAAAAGGCTCCTGTTGAACTATGTGATAGAATCTCCAATTGGGGTCCCCATTTATGCACCAACAAGCCTCTCTTGCTCTCCTTCATCCTCTCTTCAAACCCTTCTGGCAACCATTGAGCACCGAACTCTCCATTCATGTCATACCCGAAAGGTGGCCGGATAACCCAAATAAACGGCTTCCCACTCTTTTCCAACCCCTCAGCTAACGCCATCATCTGGGAAGCACTGATTGTGTTCTGTGATCCAAAAGATATGTAAAGAACAGAACTTTGATCCTTGGAATTCAGCCACTCAATGCATTCTTCAAGAGCTATGCCAGAAACTTTCCCTGCTCGTTTCGAATTTGAATCCTTTATCTGAAGAGGACAAACACTCCAAACAGGAAGGTTAAGATACTTCCTCAGAAGATCCAAGGCAAAaggctcaagctcctcaattgtGTAGCAAATCCACCCATCAGATTTCATAGAAAGTGCAATCTGTGGAGGGAAGAATTTGGACCAATCATCATTCCCATCAGCTAGCCTTATCATCCTATGCATGTGAGAGCGCTTGAACCTGCAGCAGGAgcgacggatccagaaaattttagtatcgaacaaaataaaatataatatactaaaaaccagaTATGTAAAAATTCATATTCCAAAATCTGAACCTATAATTTTCAGGGAACCCAGGTGTCCAAAACTCTTCAGAATCTGTTTTCCTGTGAGGAAA contains:
- the LOC112702182 gene encoding protein FAR1-RELATED SEQUENCE 3, giving the protein MFKWYLNMGERSGHLSATDDGAAEPSDGEVNNAENSGSHVEDGASEPHLGMGFESEDAAKNFYNEYARRLGFNPKASPQSRSKPDGANAYREFVCGGDGLKRKPNETCNAMIRIERKGQHKWFVTKFVKEHSHSTSSSGEVHSLQPRRHFSSVGRTMPETYQGVGLVPSGVMYISMDRAPGNRNSTENIHGSRNFPAVGAKTNHQVSAVVTKTNHQVPAVAAKSNHQVPAVVAKTNHQIKNSSSMNYTVKQPVQKKTLGRDCQNLLEYFKRMQAENPGFFYAIQLDEDNHMSNVFWADARSRSAYNHFGDAINLDTTFKVYQYKVPFVPFTGVNHHGQTILFGSALLLDDSEDSFVWLLKTFLTAMNDRHPISITTGQDRAIQSAVSQVFPHARHCLNKWDVLREGQERLAHVCHMHPNFQGELYNCINLTETIEEFDSSWNSIMEKYELGRNEWLQSLYNARAQWVPAYFRDSFFAAISPNHGFDSSFFDGFVNPQTTLPIFFRQYEQAMEMWFEREIELDSETICSQPVLKTPSPMEKQTANLYTRKVFSKFQEELVETFVYTANRIEEEGANSIFRVAKFEDDQKAYIVTLNHSELKAECSCQMFEYSGILCRHVLTVFTVTNVLTLPSHYILKRWTRNAKSYVGLDEHASESHGLDSMTSRYGTLCREAIKYAEDGAISVETYSAAMGALRDVGKKVAAAKRNFAKVAPASSRSISNAHDDKKNQTSRSDTPPLLWPRHDETTRRFNLNDAGAPVQQSFGDLNFPRMAPVSVQRDDGQDENMVVLPCMKSMTWVMENRSSTPGNKVAVINLKLQDYTKVPSAETEVKFQLSRVSLEPMLKSMAGISEQLSTPANKVAVINLKLQDSDTISGESEVKFQVSRDTLGAMQRSMSYIREQLSSDGYVQSDPISVTKRQKK
- the LOC112702183 gene encoding UDP-glycosyltransferase 92A1, with the translated sequence MAQDPSKNNKHGHIVMIPFMAHGHLIPFLALAKHILQRTNNNFTITIATTPLNIQYLRSALSSSSSSTTIHDHLQLSELPFNGIQHGLPPNIENTEKLPLTSIIKLFNASTSLDDPLRSLILKITEEEGHPPLCVISDVFLGWVTNVAKSCGTKNISFSTCGAYGTLAYISIWTHFPHRKTDSEEFWTPGFPENYRFKRSHMHRMIRLADGNDDWSKFFPPQIALSMKSDGWICYTIEELEPFALDLLRKYLNLPVWSVCPLQIKDSNSKRAGKVSGIALEECIEWLNSKDQSSVLYISFGSQNTISASQMMALAEGLEKSGKPFIWVIRPPFGYDMNGEFGAQWLPEGFEERMKESKRGLLVHKWGPQLEILSHSSTGAFLSHCGQNSMLESLSYGVPIIGWPLAAEQAYNAKMLEEELGVGVILTATVESVISGEEVKNVIETVMDQGGKGKEMKAKAKEIAVLMREATTENGEVKGSSLRSLDDFITTILSSKSL